One Nematostella vectensis chromosome 10, jaNemVect1.1, whole genome shotgun sequence genomic window carries:
- the LOC5511171 gene encoding dual 3',5'-cyclic-AMP and -GMP phosphodiesterase 11 isoform X4, translated as MANCCTKSEKEEEMMINLEDASTEQKVESWLDEHPEFVQSYFARKANRSLVDSWLHSRSHARTPSGTPPPSGSSTPVRKISASEFEGRGILKPLVNVVDGQLSFLSPSEPSRKRSTAHRNRKSRLELQQLDEKEVLMELVKDISNDLDVQSLCHKILQNVSILLNADRCSLFLCQGPKEGPRFLVSKVFDVNAESKLEDVQCLEEIRIPWGTGIVGYVAETGETVNIPNAYEDARFNKEIDKKTGYTTRSILCMPIKDHDGEVIGVAQVINKTGKSTDSAFTIDDEQIFLKYLVFCGIGINNAELYERAQLEIRRNQVLLDLARTIFEEQTSLHNIVHKIMMITQSLLQCERCSVLLVDPTSKTLFAQAFDLEAKDYLQNDDDDKTVVKQRSCNNKEVRFPINIGITGHVATTGETLNIPDAYADERFDPTQLALYSQVDQVSGFTTKTILCMPIKNASGDIIGVVQLLNKVDGTPFNKNDENLFEAFAIFCGMAIHSTVMYENVNKAMAKRKVALEVLSYHAVSPLEEAIKLKEEPLPPITSLRLIDFAFDDMSISDDDTLKGCLAMLCDLKIVETFQIDYLTLCRFVLTIKKNYRPVMYHNWRHAFNVAQTMYAMLKKPSIGKYFTVIEQYALIVACLSHDLDHRGTNNSFQIKSATPLAQLYSTSTMEHHHFDQCIMIINSQGNEIFNTLSADEYNKIIKLLEASIIATDLALYFQRRGDFFKKVENRELDWSDDSSKDLLRAMMMTACDLSAITKPWLVQKRTAHLVAEEFFQQGDLEQEELHSTPLPTMDRRKKDELPQMQVGFIDAVCLPLYKAFSQFDDNLKVLKDGCRENRRQWQKLAEDHKGCCGGT; from the exons ATGGCGAACTGTTGTACGAAGAGTGAAAAGGAAGAGGAAATGATGATAAATTTGGAGGACGCAAGTACTGAGCAGAAAGTTGAATCTTGGTTGGACGAACACCCTGAGTTTGTGCAGTCGTATTTTGCTCGCAAGGCGAACCGTTCTTTGGTAGATTCATGGCTTCACTCGCGGTCTCATGCTCGAACTCCAAGCGGAACACCTCCGCCGTCCGGCAGCTCAACTCCAGTGCGGAAAATTTCGGCCTCGGAGTTCGAAGGCAGGGGGATTTTAAAACCTCTAGTTAATGTTGTCGATGGGCAACTGAGCTTTCTCTCTCCTAGCGAGCCCTCTCGCAAACGCTCAACTGCTCATAGGAACCGAAAATCTCGCCTAGAATTACAGCAACTCGACGAGAAAGAGGTTCTAATGGAGCTAGTAAAGGATATATCAAACGATTTAGACGTTCAGAGTTTATGTCATAAAATTCTTCAAAATGTCAGTATACTTTTGAATGCTGATCGGTGTTCCCTTTTCCTGTGCCAAGGGCCAAAAGAGGGACCCAGATTCTTAGTCTCTAAGGTATTCGACGTGAACGCAGAATCTAAACTTGAAGATGTTCAATGCTTGGAGGAAATCCGCATACCATGGGGCACAGGCATAGTAGGTTACGTGGCCGAAACAGGGGAAACTGTAAATATACCGAACGCATATGAG gaTGCTAGGTTTAACAAGGAAATTGACAAGAAGACTGGGTACACTACTAGAAGCATACTGTGTATGCCTATTAAGGACCACGACGGAGAG GTCATAGGTGTGGCACAAGTTATCAACAAAACAGGAAAAAGCACAGACTCTGCATTTACGATAGACGATGAACAG ATCTTTTTGAAATACTTAGTGTTCTGTGGCATTGGGATAAACAATGCAGAATTATATGAAAGAGCACAGCTTGAAATTAGAAGAAATCAG GTTCTACTGGATCTTGCAAGAACAATCTTTGAGGAACAAACATCCTTACACAACATTGTTCATAAAATCATGATGATCACCCAATCCTTGCTACAGTGCGAAAGGTGCTCTGTGCTCCTGGTTGACCCAACGTCTAAg ACACTATTTGCCCAAGCATTTGATCTAGAGGCCAAAGATTATCTTCagaatgacgatgatgacaaGACAGTTGTCAAGCAGAGATCCTG taataACAAGGAGGTCCGGTTTCCAATCAACATTGGTATAACTGGTCATGTTGCTACCACAGGGGAG ACACTCAACATTCCTGACGCTTACGCGGATGAGAGATTTGACCCCACT CAACTTGCTTTATATTCACAGGTAGACCAAGTATCCGGGTTCACCACCAAAACAATCTTGTGCATGCCTATCAAGAACGCTTCCGGTGATATCATCG GTGTTGTTCAGCTGCTGAACAAAGTGGACGGTACTCCATTCAACAAGAACGATGAAAATCTATTTGAG GCCTTTGCGATCTTCTGCGGTATGGCTATTCACAGTACTGTTATGTATGAAAACGTCAACAAGGCGATGGCAAAGCGCAAGGTCGCCCTAGAG GTTCTCTCGTATCACGCCGTGTCGCCATTAGAAGAGGCTATCAAGCTGAAG GAGGAACCTCTACCTCCGATCACCAGCCTACGACTGATCGACTTCGCCTTTGACGACATGTCCATCAGCGACGACGACACATTGAAAGGTTGCCTCGCAATGCTGTGTGATCTCAAGATCGTCGAGACTTTTCAGATCGACTATCTGACGCTATGTCGATTTGTGCTGACGATCAAGAAGAACTATCGCCCGGTGATGTACCATAATTGGAGACACGCGTTCAACGTGGCGCAGACGATGTATGCGATGCTCAAG AAACCATCGATCGGCAAGTACTTCACGGTTATTGAGCAATACGCGCTTATTGTAGCTTGCTTGAGTCACGACCTCGACCACAGGGGGACCAACAACTCCTTCCAGATCAA gAGCGCAACTCCGCTGGCCCAACTATATTCGACGTCCACAATGGAGCACCATCATTTTGACCAGTGTATCATGATTATCAATAGTCAG GGTAATGAGATCTTCAACACACTGTCAGCTGATGAATACAACAAGATCATCAAACTTCTAGAAGCTTCTATTATCGCCACGGACCTCGCATTATACTTCCA GAGAAGAGGAGACTTCTTCAAGAAAGTCGAGAATCGCGAATTGGACTGGAGCGACGACAGTTCCAAAGACTTGTTAAG AGCCATGATGATGACCGCCTGTGATCTGTCCGCCATTACAAAGCCATGGCTAGTCCAAAAGCGG ACTGCACATTTGGTAGCTGAGGAGTTTTTCCAGCAAGGAGACCTTGAACAGGAAGAGCTCCATTCTACCCCCCTCCCGACCATGGACAGGCGCAAAAAAGATGAACTCCCACAGATGCAAGTTGGATTCATAGATGCCGTCTGTCTGCCTCTATATAAG GCCTTTTCACAGTTTGATGACAATTTGAAAGTCCTGAAGGATGGATGCAGGGAAAACAGACGACAATGGCAGAAGTTAGCCGAGGATCACAAG GGTTGTTGTGGAGGAACCTAA
- the LOC5511171 gene encoding dual 3',5'-cyclic-AMP and -GMP phosphodiesterase 11 isoform X3 yields MANCCTKSEKEEEMMINLEDASTEQKVESWLDEHPEFVQSYFARKANRSLVDSWLHSRSHARTPSGTPPPSGSSTPVRKISASEFEGRGILKPLVNVVDGQLSFLSPSEPSRKRSTAHRNRKSRLELQQLDEKEVLMELVKDISNDLDVQSLCHKILQNVSILLNADRCSLFLCQGPKEGPRFLVSKVFDVNAESKLEDVQCLEEIRIPWGTGIVGYVAETGETVNIPNAYEDARFNKEIDKKTGYTTRSILCMPIKDHDGEVIGVAQVINKTGKSTDSAFTIDDEQIFLKYLVFCGIGINNAELYERAQLEIRRNQVLLDLARTIFEEQTSLHNIVHKIMMITQSLLQCERCSVLLVDPTSKTLFAQAFDLEAKDYLQNDDDDKTVVKQRSCNNKEVRFPINIGITGHVATTGETLNIPDAYADERFDPTQLALYSQVDQVSGFTTKTILCMPIKNASGDIIGVVQLLNKVDGTPFNKNDENLFEAFAIFCGMAIHSTVMYENVNKAMAKRKVALEVLSYHAVSPLEEAIKLKEEPLPPITSLRLIDFAFDDMSISDDDTLKGCLAMLCDLKIVETFQIDYLTLCRFVLTIKKNYRPVMYHNWRHAFNVAQTMYAMLKKPSIGKYFTVIEQYALIVACLSHDLDHRGTNNSFQIKSATPLAQLYSTSTMEHHHFDQCIMIINSQGNEIFNTLSADEYNKIIKLLEASIIATDLALYFQRRGDFFKKVENRELDWSDDSSKDLLRAMMMTACDLSAITKPWLVQKRTAHLVAEEFFQQGDLEQEELHSTPLPTMDRRKKDELPQMQVGFIDAVCLPLYKAFSQFDDNLKVLKDGCRENRRQWQKLAEDHKAREGCCGGT; encoded by the exons ATGGCGAACTGTTGTACGAAGAGTGAAAAGGAAGAGGAAATGATGATAAATTTGGAGGACGCAAGTACTGAGCAGAAAGTTGAATCTTGGTTGGACGAACACCCTGAGTTTGTGCAGTCGTATTTTGCTCGCAAGGCGAACCGTTCTTTGGTAGATTCATGGCTTCACTCGCGGTCTCATGCTCGAACTCCAAGCGGAACACCTCCGCCGTCCGGCAGCTCAACTCCAGTGCGGAAAATTTCGGCCTCGGAGTTCGAAGGCAGGGGGATTTTAAAACCTCTAGTTAATGTTGTCGATGGGCAACTGAGCTTTCTCTCTCCTAGCGAGCCCTCTCGCAAACGCTCAACTGCTCATAGGAACCGAAAATCTCGCCTAGAATTACAGCAACTCGACGAGAAAGAGGTTCTAATGGAGCTAGTAAAGGATATATCAAACGATTTAGACGTTCAGAGTTTATGTCATAAAATTCTTCAAAATGTCAGTATACTTTTGAATGCTGATCGGTGTTCCCTTTTCCTGTGCCAAGGGCCAAAAGAGGGACCCAGATTCTTAGTCTCTAAGGTATTCGACGTGAACGCAGAATCTAAACTTGAAGATGTTCAATGCTTGGAGGAAATCCGCATACCATGGGGCACAGGCATAGTAGGTTACGTGGCCGAAACAGGGGAAACTGTAAATATACCGAACGCATATGAG gaTGCTAGGTTTAACAAGGAAATTGACAAGAAGACTGGGTACACTACTAGAAGCATACTGTGTATGCCTATTAAGGACCACGACGGAGAG GTCATAGGTGTGGCACAAGTTATCAACAAAACAGGAAAAAGCACAGACTCTGCATTTACGATAGACGATGAACAG ATCTTTTTGAAATACTTAGTGTTCTGTGGCATTGGGATAAACAATGCAGAATTATATGAAAGAGCACAGCTTGAAATTAGAAGAAATCAG GTTCTACTGGATCTTGCAAGAACAATCTTTGAGGAACAAACATCCTTACACAACATTGTTCATAAAATCATGATGATCACCCAATCCTTGCTACAGTGCGAAAGGTGCTCTGTGCTCCTGGTTGACCCAACGTCTAAg ACACTATTTGCCCAAGCATTTGATCTAGAGGCCAAAGATTATCTTCagaatgacgatgatgacaaGACAGTTGTCAAGCAGAGATCCTG taataACAAGGAGGTCCGGTTTCCAATCAACATTGGTATAACTGGTCATGTTGCTACCACAGGGGAG ACACTCAACATTCCTGACGCTTACGCGGATGAGAGATTTGACCCCACT CAACTTGCTTTATATTCACAGGTAGACCAAGTATCCGGGTTCACCACCAAAACAATCTTGTGCATGCCTATCAAGAACGCTTCCGGTGATATCATCG GTGTTGTTCAGCTGCTGAACAAAGTGGACGGTACTCCATTCAACAAGAACGATGAAAATCTATTTGAG GCCTTTGCGATCTTCTGCGGTATGGCTATTCACAGTACTGTTATGTATGAAAACGTCAACAAGGCGATGGCAAAGCGCAAGGTCGCCCTAGAG GTTCTCTCGTATCACGCCGTGTCGCCATTAGAAGAGGCTATCAAGCTGAAG GAGGAACCTCTACCTCCGATCACCAGCCTACGACTGATCGACTTCGCCTTTGACGACATGTCCATCAGCGACGACGACACATTGAAAGGTTGCCTCGCAATGCTGTGTGATCTCAAGATCGTCGAGACTTTTCAGATCGACTATCTGACGCTATGTCGATTTGTGCTGACGATCAAGAAGAACTATCGCCCGGTGATGTACCATAATTGGAGACACGCGTTCAACGTGGCGCAGACGATGTATGCGATGCTCAAG AAACCATCGATCGGCAAGTACTTCACGGTTATTGAGCAATACGCGCTTATTGTAGCTTGCTTGAGTCACGACCTCGACCACAGGGGGACCAACAACTCCTTCCAGATCAA gAGCGCAACTCCGCTGGCCCAACTATATTCGACGTCCACAATGGAGCACCATCATTTTGACCAGTGTATCATGATTATCAATAGTCAG GGTAATGAGATCTTCAACACACTGTCAGCTGATGAATACAACAAGATCATCAAACTTCTAGAAGCTTCTATTATCGCCACGGACCTCGCATTATACTTCCA GAGAAGAGGAGACTTCTTCAAGAAAGTCGAGAATCGCGAATTGGACTGGAGCGACGACAGTTCCAAAGACTTGTTAAG AGCCATGATGATGACCGCCTGTGATCTGTCCGCCATTACAAAGCCATGGCTAGTCCAAAAGCGG ACTGCACATTTGGTAGCTGAGGAGTTTTTCCAGCAAGGAGACCTTGAACAGGAAGAGCTCCATTCTACCCCCCTCCCGACCATGGACAGGCGCAAAAAAGATGAACTCCCACAGATGCAAGTTGGATTCATAGATGCCGTCTGTCTGCCTCTATATAAG GCCTTTTCACAGTTTGATGACAATTTGAAAGTCCTGAAGGATGGATGCAGGGAAAACAGACGACAATGGCAGAAGTTAGCCGAGGATCACAAGGCACGTGAG GGTTGTTGTGGAGGAACCTAA
- the LOC5511171 gene encoding dual 3',5'-cyclic-AMP and -GMP phosphodiesterase 11 isoform X2 yields MANCCTKSEKEEEMMINLEDASTEQKVESWLDEHPEFVQSYFARKANRSLVDSWLHSRSHARTPSGTPPPSGSSTPVRKISASEFEGRGILKPLVNVVDGQLSFLSPSEPSRKRSTAHRNRKSRLELQQLDEKEVLMELVKDISNDLDVQSLCHKILQNVSILLNADRCSLFLCQGPKEGPRFLVSKVFDVNAESKLEDVQCLEEIRIPWGTGIVGYVAETGETVNIPNAYEDARFNKEIDKKTGYTTRSILCMPIKDHDGEVIGVAQVINKTGKSTDSAFTIDDEQIFLKYLVFCGIGINNAELYERAQLEIRRNQVLLDLARTIFEEQTSLHNIVHKIMMITQSLLQCERCSVLLVDPTSKTLFAQAFDLEAKDYLQNDDDDKTVVKQRSCNNKEVRFPINIGITGHVATTGETLNIPDAYADERFDPTQLALYSQVDQVSGFTTKTILCMPIKNASGDIIGVVQLLNKVDGTPFNKNDENLFEAFAIFCGMAIHSTVMYENVNKAMAKRKVALEVLSYHAVSPLEEAIKLKEEPLPPITSLRLIDFAFDDMSISDDDTLKGCLAMLCDLKIVETFQIDYLTLCRFVLTIKKNYRPVMYHNWRHAFNVAQTMYAMLKKPSIGKYFTVIEQYALIVACLSHDLDHRGTNNSFQIKSATPLAQLYSTSTMEHHHFDQCIMIINSQGNEIFNTLSADEYNKIIKLLEASIIATDLALYFQRRGDFFKKVENRELDWSDDSSKDLLRAMMMTACDLSAITKPWLVQKRTAHLVAEEFFQQGDLEQEELHSTPLPTMDRRKKDELPQMQVGFIDAVCLPLYKAFSQFDDNLKVLKDGCRENRRQWQKLAEDHKIDCVWKKRF; encoded by the exons ATGGCGAACTGTTGTACGAAGAGTGAAAAGGAAGAGGAAATGATGATAAATTTGGAGGACGCAAGTACTGAGCAGAAAGTTGAATCTTGGTTGGACGAACACCCTGAGTTTGTGCAGTCGTATTTTGCTCGCAAGGCGAACCGTTCTTTGGTAGATTCATGGCTTCACTCGCGGTCTCATGCTCGAACTCCAAGCGGAACACCTCCGCCGTCCGGCAGCTCAACTCCAGTGCGGAAAATTTCGGCCTCGGAGTTCGAAGGCAGGGGGATTTTAAAACCTCTAGTTAATGTTGTCGATGGGCAACTGAGCTTTCTCTCTCCTAGCGAGCCCTCTCGCAAACGCTCAACTGCTCATAGGAACCGAAAATCTCGCCTAGAATTACAGCAACTCGACGAGAAAGAGGTTCTAATGGAGCTAGTAAAGGATATATCAAACGATTTAGACGTTCAGAGTTTATGTCATAAAATTCTTCAAAATGTCAGTATACTTTTGAATGCTGATCGGTGTTCCCTTTTCCTGTGCCAAGGGCCAAAAGAGGGACCCAGATTCTTAGTCTCTAAGGTATTCGACGTGAACGCAGAATCTAAACTTGAAGATGTTCAATGCTTGGAGGAAATCCGCATACCATGGGGCACAGGCATAGTAGGTTACGTGGCCGAAACAGGGGAAACTGTAAATATACCGAACGCATATGAG gaTGCTAGGTTTAACAAGGAAATTGACAAGAAGACTGGGTACACTACTAGAAGCATACTGTGTATGCCTATTAAGGACCACGACGGAGAG GTCATAGGTGTGGCACAAGTTATCAACAAAACAGGAAAAAGCACAGACTCTGCATTTACGATAGACGATGAACAG ATCTTTTTGAAATACTTAGTGTTCTGTGGCATTGGGATAAACAATGCAGAATTATATGAAAGAGCACAGCTTGAAATTAGAAGAAATCAG GTTCTACTGGATCTTGCAAGAACAATCTTTGAGGAACAAACATCCTTACACAACATTGTTCATAAAATCATGATGATCACCCAATCCTTGCTACAGTGCGAAAGGTGCTCTGTGCTCCTGGTTGACCCAACGTCTAAg ACACTATTTGCCCAAGCATTTGATCTAGAGGCCAAAGATTATCTTCagaatgacgatgatgacaaGACAGTTGTCAAGCAGAGATCCTG taataACAAGGAGGTCCGGTTTCCAATCAACATTGGTATAACTGGTCATGTTGCTACCACAGGGGAG ACACTCAACATTCCTGACGCTTACGCGGATGAGAGATTTGACCCCACT CAACTTGCTTTATATTCACAGGTAGACCAAGTATCCGGGTTCACCACCAAAACAATCTTGTGCATGCCTATCAAGAACGCTTCCGGTGATATCATCG GTGTTGTTCAGCTGCTGAACAAAGTGGACGGTACTCCATTCAACAAGAACGATGAAAATCTATTTGAG GCCTTTGCGATCTTCTGCGGTATGGCTATTCACAGTACTGTTATGTATGAAAACGTCAACAAGGCGATGGCAAAGCGCAAGGTCGCCCTAGAG GTTCTCTCGTATCACGCCGTGTCGCCATTAGAAGAGGCTATCAAGCTGAAG GAGGAACCTCTACCTCCGATCACCAGCCTACGACTGATCGACTTCGCCTTTGACGACATGTCCATCAGCGACGACGACACATTGAAAGGTTGCCTCGCAATGCTGTGTGATCTCAAGATCGTCGAGACTTTTCAGATCGACTATCTGACGCTATGTCGATTTGTGCTGACGATCAAGAAGAACTATCGCCCGGTGATGTACCATAATTGGAGACACGCGTTCAACGTGGCGCAGACGATGTATGCGATGCTCAAG AAACCATCGATCGGCAAGTACTTCACGGTTATTGAGCAATACGCGCTTATTGTAGCTTGCTTGAGTCACGACCTCGACCACAGGGGGACCAACAACTCCTTCCAGATCAA gAGCGCAACTCCGCTGGCCCAACTATATTCGACGTCCACAATGGAGCACCATCATTTTGACCAGTGTATCATGATTATCAATAGTCAG GGTAATGAGATCTTCAACACACTGTCAGCTGATGAATACAACAAGATCATCAAACTTCTAGAAGCTTCTATTATCGCCACGGACCTCGCATTATACTTCCA GAGAAGAGGAGACTTCTTCAAGAAAGTCGAGAATCGCGAATTGGACTGGAGCGACGACAGTTCCAAAGACTTGTTAAG AGCCATGATGATGACCGCCTGTGATCTGTCCGCCATTACAAAGCCATGGCTAGTCCAAAAGCGG ACTGCACATTTGGTAGCTGAGGAGTTTTTCCAGCAAGGAGACCTTGAACAGGAAGAGCTCCATTCTACCCCCCTCCCGACCATGGACAGGCGCAAAAAAGATGAACTCCCACAGATGCAAGTTGGATTCATAGATGCCGTCTGTCTGCCTCTATATAAG GCCTTTTCACAGTTTGATGACAATTTGAAAGTCCTGAAGGATGGATGCAGGGAAAACAGACGACAATGGCAGAAGTTAGCCGAGGATCACAAG atCGATTGTGTATGGAAGAAACGATTTTAG
- the LOC5511171 gene encoding dual 3',5'-cyclic-AMP and -GMP phosphodiesterase 11 isoform X1 has product MANCCTKSEKEEEMMINLEDASTEQKVESWLDEHPEFVQSYFARKANRSLVDSWLHSRSHARTPSGTPPPSGSSTPVRKISASEFEGRGILKPLVNVVDGQLSFLSPSEPSRKRSTAHRNRKSRLELQQLDEKEVLMELVKDISNDLDVQSLCHKILQNVSILLNADRCSLFLCQGPKEGPRFLVSKVFDVNAESKLEDVQCLEEIRIPWGTGIVGYVAETGETVNIPNAYEDARFNKEIDKKTGYTTRSILCMPIKDHDGEVIGVAQVINKTGKSTDSAFTIDDEQIFLKYLVFCGIGINNAELYERAQLEIRRNQVLLDLARTIFEEQTSLHNIVHKIMMITQSLLQCERCSVLLVDPTSKTLFAQAFDLEAKDYLQNDDDDKTVVKQRSCNNKEVRFPINIGITGHVATTGETLNIPDAYADERFDPTQLALYSQVDQVSGFTTKTILCMPIKNASGDIIGVVQLLNKVDGTPFNKNDENLFEAFAIFCGMAIHSTVMYENVNKAMAKRKVALEVLSYHAVSPLEEAIKLKEEPLPPITSLRLIDFAFDDMSISDDDTLKGCLAMLCDLKIVETFQIDYLTLCRFVLTIKKNYRPVMYHNWRHAFNVAQTMYAMLKKPSIGKYFTVIEQYALIVACLSHDLDHRGTNNSFQIKSATPLAQLYSTSTMEHHHFDQCIMIINSQGNEIFNTLSADEYNKIIKLLEASIIATDLALYFQRRGDFFKKVENRELDWSDDSSKDLLRAMMMTACDLSAITKPWLVQKRTAHLVAEEFFQQGDLEQEELHSTPLPTMDRRKKDELPQMQVGFIDAVCLPLYKAFSQFDDNLKVLKDGCRENRRQWQKLAEDHKAREIDCVWKKRF; this is encoded by the exons ATGGCGAACTGTTGTACGAAGAGTGAAAAGGAAGAGGAAATGATGATAAATTTGGAGGACGCAAGTACTGAGCAGAAAGTTGAATCTTGGTTGGACGAACACCCTGAGTTTGTGCAGTCGTATTTTGCTCGCAAGGCGAACCGTTCTTTGGTAGATTCATGGCTTCACTCGCGGTCTCATGCTCGAACTCCAAGCGGAACACCTCCGCCGTCCGGCAGCTCAACTCCAGTGCGGAAAATTTCGGCCTCGGAGTTCGAAGGCAGGGGGATTTTAAAACCTCTAGTTAATGTTGTCGATGGGCAACTGAGCTTTCTCTCTCCTAGCGAGCCCTCTCGCAAACGCTCAACTGCTCATAGGAACCGAAAATCTCGCCTAGAATTACAGCAACTCGACGAGAAAGAGGTTCTAATGGAGCTAGTAAAGGATATATCAAACGATTTAGACGTTCAGAGTTTATGTCATAAAATTCTTCAAAATGTCAGTATACTTTTGAATGCTGATCGGTGTTCCCTTTTCCTGTGCCAAGGGCCAAAAGAGGGACCCAGATTCTTAGTCTCTAAGGTATTCGACGTGAACGCAGAATCTAAACTTGAAGATGTTCAATGCTTGGAGGAAATCCGCATACCATGGGGCACAGGCATAGTAGGTTACGTGGCCGAAACAGGGGAAACTGTAAATATACCGAACGCATATGAG gaTGCTAGGTTTAACAAGGAAATTGACAAGAAGACTGGGTACACTACTAGAAGCATACTGTGTATGCCTATTAAGGACCACGACGGAGAG GTCATAGGTGTGGCACAAGTTATCAACAAAACAGGAAAAAGCACAGACTCTGCATTTACGATAGACGATGAACAG ATCTTTTTGAAATACTTAGTGTTCTGTGGCATTGGGATAAACAATGCAGAATTATATGAAAGAGCACAGCTTGAAATTAGAAGAAATCAG GTTCTACTGGATCTTGCAAGAACAATCTTTGAGGAACAAACATCCTTACACAACATTGTTCATAAAATCATGATGATCACCCAATCCTTGCTACAGTGCGAAAGGTGCTCTGTGCTCCTGGTTGACCCAACGTCTAAg ACACTATTTGCCCAAGCATTTGATCTAGAGGCCAAAGATTATCTTCagaatgacgatgatgacaaGACAGTTGTCAAGCAGAGATCCTG taataACAAGGAGGTCCGGTTTCCAATCAACATTGGTATAACTGGTCATGTTGCTACCACAGGGGAG ACACTCAACATTCCTGACGCTTACGCGGATGAGAGATTTGACCCCACT CAACTTGCTTTATATTCACAGGTAGACCAAGTATCCGGGTTCACCACCAAAACAATCTTGTGCATGCCTATCAAGAACGCTTCCGGTGATATCATCG GTGTTGTTCAGCTGCTGAACAAAGTGGACGGTACTCCATTCAACAAGAACGATGAAAATCTATTTGAG GCCTTTGCGATCTTCTGCGGTATGGCTATTCACAGTACTGTTATGTATGAAAACGTCAACAAGGCGATGGCAAAGCGCAAGGTCGCCCTAGAG GTTCTCTCGTATCACGCCGTGTCGCCATTAGAAGAGGCTATCAAGCTGAAG GAGGAACCTCTACCTCCGATCACCAGCCTACGACTGATCGACTTCGCCTTTGACGACATGTCCATCAGCGACGACGACACATTGAAAGGTTGCCTCGCAATGCTGTGTGATCTCAAGATCGTCGAGACTTTTCAGATCGACTATCTGACGCTATGTCGATTTGTGCTGACGATCAAGAAGAACTATCGCCCGGTGATGTACCATAATTGGAGACACGCGTTCAACGTGGCGCAGACGATGTATGCGATGCTCAAG AAACCATCGATCGGCAAGTACTTCACGGTTATTGAGCAATACGCGCTTATTGTAGCTTGCTTGAGTCACGACCTCGACCACAGGGGGACCAACAACTCCTTCCAGATCAA gAGCGCAACTCCGCTGGCCCAACTATATTCGACGTCCACAATGGAGCACCATCATTTTGACCAGTGTATCATGATTATCAATAGTCAG GGTAATGAGATCTTCAACACACTGTCAGCTGATGAATACAACAAGATCATCAAACTTCTAGAAGCTTCTATTATCGCCACGGACCTCGCATTATACTTCCA GAGAAGAGGAGACTTCTTCAAGAAAGTCGAGAATCGCGAATTGGACTGGAGCGACGACAGTTCCAAAGACTTGTTAAG AGCCATGATGATGACCGCCTGTGATCTGTCCGCCATTACAAAGCCATGGCTAGTCCAAAAGCGG ACTGCACATTTGGTAGCTGAGGAGTTTTTCCAGCAAGGAGACCTTGAACAGGAAGAGCTCCATTCTACCCCCCTCCCGACCATGGACAGGCGCAAAAAAGATGAACTCCCACAGATGCAAGTTGGATTCATAGATGCCGTCTGTCTGCCTCTATATAAG GCCTTTTCACAGTTTGATGACAATTTGAAAGTCCTGAAGGATGGATGCAGGGAAAACAGACGACAATGGCAGAAGTTAGCCGAGGATCACAAGGCACGTGAG atCGATTGTGTATGGAAGAAACGATTTTAG